Within the Glycine soja cultivar W05 chromosome 3, ASM419377v2, whole genome shotgun sequence genome, the region TCAAAATGTGAATTTGTCATCACTCACAAACATGAGCCGTAGATCACAGGTGTGATCCATCTTATCTAGAAACTTTAATGAATGAGGAATCCTTCTAGTAAAGGGCTCAATGAATTGAATTAGGCTTAGTGGTCTTCATGTGAAATGTAAATCCAAATGTTAACTAACTAATAGCTTTGGAATCACCTAAAAATAAGGTTTGTAACTTAAAATATAATCCAATTGGTGGGCAAAAGTCAAGTTATtaggttttaaaataatgtcATGTTATTCTTAGTTTTAGATGTAGTACGTGATAAAATTAGTTCCTAAGGCAAACATAGAAGTTATAGATACTTGTCTTATCTCTTTAACAAGATGAGGATTAACTTGATGGGATCGAtgcaagatattttttttacactttatGAAGGTTGTAGCAGTGTATGTGGAAGTGTGGTTATGTGCTATGGATATCTTAATAAATGATGATATGCTACATGATGTTTATACTTATAATGTGTGAATGAATTGATACCATGAAATTGCTTTGTGAATGAGTCAACATGTCTATGATTGATATTACGATTGAATGCATGATGCCTATGAGTATATGTGAATGCAATGTGTCATGATATGCATATGTGTTATGAAAATGTTAGGAGAACCTAGTCCCTGTGGAATAGGAATCTCCAAgagactttgaaaataaacaatGTTCTAACTAGAGAATTCATGAATAAGTTAGCATATGGCTCTGACCTTAAGGGTGCAATGATTTAAAATCTCCTTTAAGCTCATGATGATTCCATGAGTTAAAGTATCCTTTCAATGCTGGAACACCTAACACATTACCAACAGTGTCATCTTGGTGAAAGTGATAATGTTGAAATGCCCATGTTGTGACAATTTGCCAATTACATGGGCAAGGAGCCCAAACCAAAAACCTTCATTAAGCCCTAACTAGGGTAGATAAATTGTTTACATCGAGCAAAAATGAATCATAAGCAAAGAACCAAATAgacgtgaaaaaaaaaaaaacaaaacatcttCACACTAAATTACTCACAACATAATGAGCAAAAACATTTGCAAATTTGTTAGCATCTCTATCTACATGAGACAAAGTATAAGCTTCCACATCGCTAAGCCTCCAACGAACCTCCTCTACTAGCTTAAAACAAGGATGGTCATGACCACAAACCCCATTATTAAGGTCCATTGTCACCTACAAATCTGATTCCACCATGAGCTTGGAAAAACCATGAATATAAGCATGCATGAGCTCGTGAACAATAGTCCAAGCTTTTGCCATATCATTTGAACAAACCGAGAGAGATATGGAAAAACCAGCAAGGAAGGACCCTGCTCATCCCAAAACACCCCACCACAAGTAGCTCGAGAAATGAAGCTCTTCATGAAACCATCACAACTGAGCTTTATGTAACCATTTGTAGGGGAGTCCAATATTGAACCCACACCACACATTGGATATGATTGATATTCCTCAACACCACCTCCATGTCTGATGCCTTCTACATATCTCAAGCTAATACATAAGTCTTCTTCCAAGTCTTAAAATCCGAAACAATAATGCTATTACAGATCAAATTATTTTGATGCCACCAGATCCTATCCAAACAAGCTCCAAAAAGTTGGCACCAACAGAATCCATGAACAACTCTATCAATCTTTAAATTTGTAGCCACCCACATTAGGACATCCAAGACCCAAGAATGAGGCAACTGAGAATGACCCTAGACAAGTCTCCACACCTCTTTTACATCAGAGCAATCACAAAGAGCATGAACAATAAATTCATGACCACTTCCACATAACAGCCAAGAAGCATCCAATGACATATGCCTTCTACCCTTGAGGTCATTTGTATGGAAAATCTCCCTTAAAATTCTCtataaaagaatttgaatttgttatgGTCTTAGCCAAGACCAAACAAGTTTAAAATTACCACTAAGAGGGGATGGCACTTGCTTATGAATATTTTCATAAACCTACTTGGTCGAGAATGATCTGATACCAGACAGGGACTAAAAAACTCCATCCTCAACATTGAAGCCTAAATGAGGTTTACATTTATCAACTAACTCAATAATCAGTCTAGGAAACTAGTTAGAAATACGAGCATGATCCCACCGACCCATATACCGTCCACATACATACACACATGAACGCCAAGATAGGGACTAACCTCAGAAATATTATGCTCCCGAAGCTTACCTGTATTAGGAACCCAAgcatcctcccaaaatttggTTGTCCTCCATTCCCAACTCTCCAGAACATATTGCTTTCATCATCCTTCCAACAACTAACAATACCTCGCCAAAAATTTGAGCCTTGTCAATTCTTGTCAATATGAGGAATGCTCTCAAGCCCACACTTGTACTTGGCTCTCACCGCCTACACCCATAAATCATTAGGGTGATTCCACAACTTCCACCCAACCTTCATTAGGAGCGCATGAATAGCATCTTTAGACTCCATGAGACCTAGACCACCGCTCAACTGATTTTGCAAGAGTGAGACAACCCGCAAAAGACAAATTATTAGCCTTCTAGATACTTAATCCCAGGTTGACTTTATCCAAGATAAACTAAAAAGAATCCTTAGACATCATCATCTTTTCTATGTTAATAGGCaggtatatatttaattatcaatttttaaagGATAGTGAATTTTTCTTAAGGGTGTTcatagacaattttttttgttttgccatCCCTAGTAGTAGATAGTAAGTATATAATAAGAACTATAGAAGTGAAATGAATCATTTATGGAAAATATTTAGTTAGATAAGATTATTTtatcatgaaaataaatataattaattattttcttaaaatgtgTGTAttgtcataaataataaataaaatgagataaaatttcattaacttttttttgttatcatgTTAGTGTGAAGTGTTTATTGGTCTTATCAATGATTAATCTCTATTGTTGAATTTGATAAATCATCACtagtaaattttcttttttaataacattattttcttttgcaaaacttgaattaagactattttcaaataaataatctaAGTTTAGTTCTATTCAAACCAAATAATGTTGGTAAGCTTTACTAGCATTAAACATCTAAAACAAATTTTCACTAATCACAATTTGCATTAATgctaaaattaaactttattagCATTAGTAATGAGGGTTTTTCTTTGGGGAAGAGTAATGAGGGTTATTAAATATTGGTGATGAAACTTTTTACAGATCATAaaacaaacttaattttaatcttgaacaacaattataattatttgaactatttaaaatgcttaaaaaatcatgattattttttttttacataaaagtaTCTAATAAATATTGAACTCTTATTCGTgattacattaatataaaacagAAGGCATCAAGTTCTGTAAATAGTAAAAAGTTGACattcaaaattagattttttttgtttccttttcatttttcattttaagaaaaacattttattttaatttatctatcatattgaatttttaagataatattagttttattgtttaattacatatttattaataaaataaataacaatagcTGAAGtgctaaaataataaatcagaattataaatattatatcaatattttataaataattttggcGCAAATGGAAAATATaaggtataattttttatttatgtattttatcatTAAGAAACTTAAATAAAGGGAGTGTTAAGACACTCGTGAGGGCATATctctatttgatttttaataacataatagctaataaaaaagataacaaatttACAAATGGaaattattaattgataaaaataattttttatttcattaaataataaccaacaatattttgagaaaataatatatgcactgacaatttaaattttttttacataatcatcAAATAGCAAACtattatatatagtaaatatgttaattttataatataaaaaatcatatgaaagatttattttaatttgttgacaTCATAAAAACTTTTTAGACCGACATTACATGcctattaaattcaattttttaataatataataaaaattataattattattaaaaatcaacgAACATATGTCGACAACTACAcacagtttctttttttaattcaccaacaattataattccttaatttaatttaggtaaATAGTTAACATATAGATAGTTACACGGTacattaattgaaattaatttgattacattaattagaattttttatttcgtGGTAAGACTCCAATCTAAAACTAATGTCAATCTAAAACTTATTACACTTAAGTTTATCGTGTGTGGTGTTATCTGAGTTATATATATTGGATAACTAGTAATCATCTtagattcaaatttaaaagaaattattataaaagtgaaaatatgaccatcaaattattaaatgaaataatgttgtatcttcctttctccaattttttttatatcttttttttacatCTTCCTATAAGTCCTCTTACTATGAGAATATTGTAGGAAAATTTAGAATTCTCCTATTAAATAAttgtgtaaaataaatttaaatttaatatattcaaattaaatccgttttttcttttattttaccttttaaacactatttttactttaaaaatcaaattattttccaTATTACAaactgaaatatttatttttaaaaaaaaattctacttgCAACCCgcatttacattttaaaaaaaattaaattctaattaaatattttcctttttcatattaaattacctttatttactattttctttttctttttctttttgttcctttCTCAAATAATGGTTTTACGACAAATATTCCTCTTAAAATCCAAATTTCCCTCTCTCACGTGTTTATTGCCGCTATGCCAGCAATACGACTCATCGACAGCGAGAGAAACCGACTAAGTAACCATCCTAAGTTACAGAAATGCATGAAGGCGTGTGTATCACACCGCCACGTCTTCGCGCGTGAGCCAAAAAATACCGGCTCTTTTCTCTCTCCACAATTCCACACTCCTTCCTTCTCTCTCTAGTTTCAATCCCACACTCACACAGTCACAccccaaaatttaattaataattataaaaaaaacacgtaAACCGTTTCACTGTCTGTTCGAGACAGAGTGTACTTAAAGGGGAATGCCTCTGTTCGATTACAAACCCAGCTTTCTCACAGATccattctctctctttctttctttctttccctctctttttcttttccctcaCTCTCTTCATTTACACTCTcaaatttttctgaaattcaaattcaaatttcgtTTGTTTGTGTCTTGTTACTTCCATGGCTGACAACTTGGACGACGGCGAGTTTTGGCTCCCTCCTCAGTTCCTCACCGACGAAGACGACGACGACACATCGTTTTGCAACAACCTCACTGCCCAAAACTACGCCGTTTCGAGGTCTCTGTTCTTCAGCTCTTCCTCCAGCGAGACGGAGAGCGACGAGGAGGACCACCTCGCCGAGTTGACTCGCCGCGTCGCTCTCGAACTCGATCTCAACAACAAGGTAaccagaaaagaaaaactcagcACTTTGTCTTCTTCTTAATAAATACCAAATAGCAAGAGAGAGCTTTATATGACACTTattgtgttttgtttgtttgcttAGGGCGTGTTTGGGGATGGTGGTGGTTCTCCTCAGTCAACCCTGAGCGTGTTTGAGAACAGCGGCAAAGGGTCGAGTCCAAACGACGCCGTTCCACCCCACGTGAACTCCTCGTCCACGTGGGATCTCCTGCGCGCCGCCGCAGGAGAAGTCGAGAGGATTTGCGACGAAAGCTGTAACCGTTACGGTCAAAACTTTCTGACACCCTCTTCCGTTGATGCTTCTGTTCAACAACCCAATGCCGTTAATTGCGCTAACGGCGTTGGGTTGGGATTTTACCCTCAACAGAAGCAGCACCAACAACAACCATCGCTTTGTCACCAGCAGTTACAGATTGCTCAAGTAagtgaaaagtgaaaacaattgacaagcttttaatttttaattggtgctcaattttaattattatttatttttggctttttgtAGTTTgagatgatgaagaagcagcAACAACAGAGGCAAATGGTCCCTCCCAACAGAGGaataaacaataacaacaacaacaacaacgttgTTACGGTTGGGAACGTTGTTAATGGGTTGGGTTTGTCTGGTTCTGCATGGGTTCCTCCTCCTGGGTCTCGCATGAGGGCTGTTTTTCTCGCtgggaaaatagaaaaaagcaCCGGAACTGGCGTGTTCTTGCCTCGCTGTGTTGATACTCGCAATAATAATGATTCTCGCAAGAAACC harbors:
- the LOC114406234 gene encoding uncharacterized protein LOC114406234 → MADNLDDGEFWLPPQFLTDEDDDDTSFCNNLTAQNYAVSRSLFFSSSSSETESDEEDHLAELTRRVALELDLNNKGVFGDGGGSPQSTLSVFENSGKGSSPNDAVPPHVNSSSTWDLLRAAAGEVERICDESCNRYGQNFLTPSSVDASVQQPNAVNCANGVGLGFYPQQKQHQQQPSLCHQQLQIAQFEMMKKQQQQRQMVPPNRGINNNNNNNNVVTVGNVVNGLGLSGSAWVPPPGSRMRAVFLAGKIEKSTGTGVFLPRCVDTRNNNDSRKKPGCITVLVPDRVAQVLNLNLDGVVGGGHKQQHKPRFIGENGSAVSRVRSNNYNNNNHYGYSHHQKRNNMKLQQPQVVNHEIQLPQEWTY